A stretch of Thermococcus bergensis DNA encodes these proteins:
- a CDS encoding DMT family transporter — protein MNTLLGALLALISAFGWGTASVLVKIGMRNKSAVTVNIVRLYITALFYACLFLFTGNYAEILSLNWQVLVIAFISGQFGFVIGDYFYFSALRLMGVSRTVPITSSYPLWTILWAWLFLGRSINAQIIVGAFLVFLAIVIVRKGEIEEHLDTKGFVFALLAPISWSIAITLLDFLSSQVSPLSLAGIRMIFAAFGISAFLPKYSEELREITRREVAVLSGAALLGLIIGQYAFVKSVSLVGSQISAPVSAVNPIISSLLAIAVLKEPPNAKIILGLVLAVAGVILITTA, from the coding sequence ATGAACACCTTACTCGGAGCACTACTCGCACTGATTTCGGCATTTGGATGGGGAACTGCTTCAGTTCTAGTGAAAATTGGAATGAGAAACAAAAGTGCAGTCACCGTTAATATAGTTAGGCTCTATATTACGGCACTTTTTTACGCTTGTTTGTTCTTGTTCACTGGAAACTATGCTGAGATATTATCTCTCAATTGGCAGGTTCTTGTGATTGCATTTATCTCTGGACAGTTTGGCTTTGTTATAGGTGATTACTTCTACTTCAGTGCTCTCAGGTTGATGGGGGTGTCAAGAACAGTCCCAATAACATCCTCCTATCCTCTTTGGACTATATTATGGGCCTGGTTGTTTTTAGGTAGGAGCATAAATGCTCAGATAATCGTTGGAGCATTCCTCGTATTTTTGGCAATTGTCATCGTTAGAAAGGGAGAGATTGAAGAGCACCTAGATACCAAGGGGTTTGTATTCGCCCTTTTAGCGCCCATTTCATGGAGTATTGCAATAACACTGCTCGATTTTCTTTCTTCACAAGTTTCTCCTCTCTCTTTAGCTGGTATTAGAATGATATTTGCCGCATTTGGGATTAGTGCATTCCTACCTAAATATTCGGAGGAACTAAGGGAAATTACGCGGAGGGAAGTTGCGGTACTTTCGGGAGCAGCTTTGCTTGGATTGATAATTGGGCAATACGCATTCGTTAAGTCTGTAAGCCTAGTCGGTTCCCAAATCTCTGCCCCAGTAAGTGCTGTAAATCCCATTATATCTTCTCTTCTTGCGATAGCAGTTCTAAAAGAGCCGCCAAACGCCAAGATAATCCTAGGATTAGTGTTAGCTGTTGCTGGTGTGATCTTAATAACAACGGCGTAA